The DNA window ACGCGACAAAATTACAGAAGCAAAGTCAGAAGATTTCTCAACAGCCGGTAACAATAAAAGCTTTGTAGAGTGGACAGACACACTGTTTTCATAGATCAAACTATTGTTTGATCTCCTGCTGCCATTGATGGCGCAACTGAGTCTTTTCTTTCAACCTTTATCAAACAGTCATTGTGTTTTACCTTTTAAGTCGATTTTGGCTGCACTTTTTGCtttgaatgtttgtttgtgtttttcatgtccCATATTTTAAGCTTATACCAGGTTCgctcacacatttttatatgtattcTGCACATAAATTCATGACAAATTCTCTTTTGGAAGTTTTGCAAGCATTCGTAAGTGGATATCATTCAACTACAGTTCCTCAATCAGATTGTCCAGTGGACTGAAATCACTGTCATTCTTATTATGTATGCTACCTAATATAACaaaccaatctttaaaaaaaaaaaagtaaaaaaaaaaagcagacttCTATAAATAAGAATAAGTGCAATTGGtcaacaaaataagaataaaagtgaaaggttaaaaaaaattaagtctagggaaaaacacaaatgaaatatgtaaaggtagtggaagaaaacaacatgatcATGGAGGATTAAGGGATgcaaggatttaaaaaaaaaaaaaaaagaaaaaaaatagccatGTTCTGGTTTGTTTTAAGCAGAGTCACTACAGTGGCTAATCAACACTGGGATCCAGGCCAAACAGAACCCCTCCTGGGAGAATCACTTCTTCCCCTGGATCTATACATGGATTCATCATCTCTGTTTACTTTTGTCTGTCTCTTTGTCTGCGCCTATCTTCCTCCCTTTTCCCTTATCACTCCTTGACATTGCTTAGGTCATCACTTGCTACTTGCACAACTGCCTCCATCGTGACTGTTGATTAGGCGCCCAGTCCCTTTGTCCCCGGCATGTCTCCTTTTCCCATTTGAACTGTCACTAGCCTTGAAAAGTTCTGGTTGCTTCTCGATTGCCAATTTGCACTCAACATCTAACAGAAGAATGCAATAAACTGGGAGAGGAAAAACCTATTGCTTCCAGCTTATGCTGCTTTTTCCATTCCTTCATCGCCTCAagtcactttaaaatgtttctgaattttCAATATGCGTCATGTTTATACCACATAGACGTGTAATATATCTGAGTAAAAGTACTTTCAGACAAAGAaagctttatgttttttaataatggaAGTCTCAAGGTCTTGGCTTGGCTTCAGAGAATTTCACACGCTAATAGAATCCCAttcaaaaacaattatattttctcataaaagaccaagtaatttctttttttcccccacaggtCATTATGGGTGTCATTGGCAACATTTCTTCTCTCTAATAAGTGCCCTCTGAGTAATTAGTTTTACCTAATCCgtggttctcaaactgtggtgcAGCTACTGCTGGTGGCCCTCGGGGCCGCCTCTGGTGATACTCaggcttaaaaaacaaaacaaaacaaaaaaaccaaaacaatgctAATTTTAAAGCTAAGAAactaaccaaacaaaaatgattagTTCAGGCAGACCAATCTTTGTCCTAAAGAAACACTGCTCCTATGTACTGAAAAGCGTATGTCTTATGTGTGGTATAACTCATTGTGCAGTAGTAAAGTCGTTTTATGCTGCCTCTGATTAGTCTCACAGATTGTAGCAGAGAATGACATTATTCCTGCAGTTGAGCATGATCTAGTTGCAAGTCAGCTGGCAGTGAAATTAATTGTTTGCTTCTGTGTTTCTAGATATTTTCCATAAAAGCTGATAATATATTTCTCtccatttaatttgtttgacaCAAAAGGAACATGTTCAAAAATACATACTGTATAAAGCTATGATTAATAAACTACAACACTTTCGAGGTACTAATGAAAAATGCCAGTgactttttctgtctgaattagTCATATTGGATATCAAAATCCGACAAGTACAAAGAGAATGTGCCCGCAGTTTTAAATGAACTTCAAATGCACAGTAAACTGAAATGATAAATTCTTTAAATTGGAAAGGTGCTTTATTATCTATGTTGGTgtctttaaacacattttctgtagGTTTAAAAGGAAAGAAGTAAAGCGCATTCAATGAACCCCGCCATTGTAACGCAAAGCATACGCAAAATGGTGCTACGTGgtataaaatgttaatttcctTGTAGATGCACCCTTACATACACATACAACTGGATGTATTCAGTAGATTATTATGCATAATTTCAGTACATGCAGCTAATACAGCACTCCCCCCAGCTTCTATAAAGTATTCTTTAATAATCTAGTGTTCCCTCAGTGGGCTTCTTAAATCTAGTGTCCCGTGAGGCTCTGCCAGGCAAAGTGTAATTtagaaaagtgacaaaaaactACTGAAATCCAATATtcactttattacttttttccagagctgtacatGGGCTATATGTACATAAACCAGATAAAACAAGGAAGTAATCACTGTTtcaccagagaaaaaaaattgctaatgaaaaaaatgatctCAATATGTCACCAAAGCCACTTTTCCCAGCTCTACTGTAACAAGCATTCAGTATGTTATCCAAAAAACTcaatgtaaaatacaaataactcATATTTCTAATAGTATTTTGTAGTTTACATGACATAACATATAAGCCATGATGGAAAAAGGTACAATGAATGTTGGGTAATGCAACTATAACCGACACGTTATATTCAGTAACATATGCAATGGGTTATAAAGACTTGTTAAGGGCGAGGGTTATTTCATTGAAGGCTGAGATCTAGACGCGTATAGGTTCCAGTCATTTCTAAATATATCAGTCACCAAAAGATGCTCACAGCACCCACTCAAACAGCACACTTTCCAGTACAGAAGTGCAAGACTGTAATCAGAGCAAGGTCAGTGCTGataacgggggaaaaaaaagcagctcagGCAGGAAGAAATTCAAACTCCCTCTCGTTATCTCCTTGGCTTTGCTTTGAGTCATGCTGCATTCAGTGCATCTTGTGAGTGGAAGGTCCAGAaggtttttatgtgtgtttctgagaaataaataaatagatggtGTACAAGCACCAGAACTGGCACTGCATTTAGAAGTACTTAGATGAAATGCTGGCATACATTTCACTACAATAAATCAACTGTGATAATTTGCTCTAGTATAATATTCTTTGCGTAATAAAAACTTCACAAAGTGGAGGAGAATGTTTGGAGAAGTCCAGGTAGATGAACCCTGGCTCAGAAACAGGTGTTAGTGATCACTCATGGTTTTCCTTAAATGGGGAATGAGGAATCTGGAAATGAAGTCAACCCAACTTTCTAGAAGCGAGTTGGAAAAACTGTTGGTTTCTGATTGATATGCCAGACTAACTAATACCAAGCTAACAGTAAACAGATTTGTCAGTATTTTGAATTCTCAGACATTGTAAAAACTTCAGCATTAGTGTGGCTGGTGTACTAACCTAACCACTTGTTTGTTATAGTAAACTCTGTGACATGatacaaaatgttaataatcTGAGCCATTTAAATGTGGTGTGATTATTATCACCTTTGTCTAATAACTGAGAGAAGTGGAAGTATTGGAGAACggcttatatttttaaaaagaaaactgtgggGCGATACCTGTCAAAGATTTCTAAAACGTTTCAAAATCGAACTGTGTTTTTTTGGACAAGGCTGCAGAGTGTTTCTTCACACCAGCGTACGCTTAAGACTTGAGAAACTGTAGTAGCGAACCTTAGAAGTTTCTCCCAGTGACTCATCCGCTTTCGTTAAAATGACGCCCACATGCACATTCACACCATCACATGATTCTATTATACACACCAATAATTCTGCAGCATTTCTTTGACACTTATCTTTATAAATGCTGCAAAGCTTTTGAAATAAGTCTGCCTTCACAGTGAAAAAATGTCCTCCAAGTCCAACAgttttaaaggtaaaacattCTCCCTCTTCGCtaagaaaatctgaaactgaCTTGGCATTAAGATCACTTTTTCTCAAGAAAATGAGACTAAAAGTAGAGGTGGAATTTGGGATTTTCTTTTCAcgtcattttttattattattattcttgctttttaacaattaaaattgattttaaaaagtagagaATCTGCAAAATTACTTTGAACTTACTTTTAATCATGAATTTCAGCCagcttactcattttgctgaaGGCTAACAAAATTTCTgccattacattttttcagtaaagatacttctgatttaacttcagggTTTAGTCTTCTTGTATTCACACCAATTATATTTCGTAAAAAAATTAGATAAACCTGCACCAAGGCTGTTCTTGTTggattttcttcactttttccatcTTTGCATCATTTAGCTAAAGCTGTCGTCTGCAGAGGATCAAAGGGCTTAAAAAATTTCACAGCATTCTTCACAAAGCACAAAGAAGACAGTCAtccataaaataagaaaatgtaggACAATAGAGACATTTAAAAGAATGAGTGTTTCTACAAAATTTTtgataagacaaaataaaagagcatCGCCACGAGAAGACCATCTCCCTGTAAAACATGATGGTGAAAGCATAATTGTCTGTGATGAATGAAATGATCAAAGTTCAAAATGCAGTTCTGACCCAAAACCTTCAGATATCTGTCAAAAAGTTGAAGATGaagagaaatttttttttcattgcgaacaaattagcttttaaagtaactttagaggtgaaaaggtgttttttaaaaataaaaataaaacctaaactgAGTGAAATAATCGACCATGCAGTAGAATCATAGATTGGCATTTGAATTATGTATGTATTGTGTATATGCCGTGTGTATTTCTGTCTTGTCCCACTATGTTCAGCATCTCAGCCCCAGCGGACCATGTGGACACAGACCACTTTGAGAACAGAagatagattttaaaatatttctcaaccAACGTGTCTCGCTTTAAGAGCCAGCCCgaataaaactttatatataaaatcatCAATCAGTAGTTCTCAACTCCTCTGCTACCCTTTCTTTCAGCCTTTCTTTCAGAAGACAATCAAAGCATCTGTAGTGAGATCTGGATATGAGAGATATGCCAGACAAATGAGTAGCAAGCATTTTGCTCAAAGctcaaataaaagtcagagGTGGAACAATAATGAGGTGGAATTTAAAGTGAGTCTGTTGTGTGACCGTGTTTATGGTCTGTGGTCATAATCGCGAGTCTGAAATAGTGCAACACCTGTTGGAGATTCCAAAATGAACAGTGGCAAATCGGAATAAGCCTGAGTTTATGCAATAAAGAGAACCCGTCTAGCGTTCTTTGGCAACGctggtaaagatgtgtgaaattcttaaaataaatgtacaacttAGTTGACCAACTTACACCAAAcaatttgctgctgctgttctcaaACAGTTGGCTTTAGAAATTCATTTTAACTCCATCGCCATCATCACTACACATGTACTGACAAGAGAAACACAGGTTCTCACACTAGCCTGTTTTCTCACAGCTTTTgtagttttcagatttttctagTTATTGCTCAATCTGTAGATATGAGCAAGTTTAGGCGAGTATATGAACACACACCTTTGTTACATGAGTGTCATGTTCTCCCCTTCTTCCCATTATGAAAAGTGGCTAGGAGCATTTTTCTCTACATCGCATCACATTAGCATCTTGGTCAAACAGGATATTGTGGATCACTAATTAGCAGCTCTAGAAACtctaatgtaatttatttttaaaaatccttgtatcacatttatttttatataaattgtgAGGTGCTaggaggaaacaaaataaaatatttttataaacggaaaatttttctatttttcagtGCATGTTATGATTCAAGATGGAACTGGACCATACTCCATggcaacaaagttttgcacatcaCGTGACTTTTAAAACTGGTGAATTTAAACATatacaaaagtaaaattaacTTACAGTTTAGACTACAACTACcaaaaggagagggagagaaattAAGCCTTCCAGCTAACAGTGGTAAGTAACTATGCTTCATAAAAATTACGTTAGTTATACACTGTAATTGAGCTTGGACAATGGTAAAGAGCAAGACTAATAGAGCCTTGAAGATACATTGCTTTCCTATTTATGTGTCattaccaataaaaaaacaaatgtgatctTAATGACGTCTCAATGTTGGCTCTAATGTGTTATATTATAGCCTCCATGTATGAAAAACAATCTAACTTTTCACGCGGAACCAGAGAAGAGAAATTTTCCTGATGGCAGCCTCCAGAAGAAAGACAGGCCACGCTGCCTCTCGCTTCAGGTgaactttttctcaaaaatgttacattttccttACTGTGTGATGGTTGCAACTTTTTATGTTGTGCTACTTCTttgtataatgttttttttaccttatgtttttatttgaatgaggctaaaatgtttttattagaatttgTATAAAGatcgccaaaaaaaaaaaaaaaggcatgtaTCAATGCAATCCACTGTATCTCTGTATAGccaataaattcactttttctGACTGATCAGGTCGAGACAGCAGGCAGCAAGTGACAGGAGATTCTGTATCGTATGGATCAACAGAATGGTGAATAAACAGGTGGAGAAGAAAATCGCTGAAGTGCAAGAAGAGATTCTTCTCATGTATCTCGAGCTGAGAGTGCACATAGCAGCCAAGTTTAAGGAGCTTTCGGGAGAAGCAGTGGTGACGCAAAGCAGAGAAACCCCCAGATTTAATAGGTTATCTGATACAGAAGAGATGGAAACAATGCAGCTTACAgatgaaggaggagaagaaaaaccaCAGAGCGGTAGTGACTATCCAACACACTCATCACCAGAACCAGATCAAGGCTTCAGGAAGACTTTGGGCACATTCAGTGAATTCTATTTGGTGGCTAACAGAGACACAGACGTCGAGCATTTTTCCAGCAATGATCGCAGTGCGTCGCAAGAGGCCCGACGAGAGCCGATTTCTCCGTCAGGTGACCCCGCTGTCCGTGACAGCTGCAAGGTGATGAAGAAATCGGAGGAGAAAAAATGCCCCCACGATCCCTCCCAAATGCTCACGAGCAGAAAGGAGGAAAGCGTCGAGGACAAAGCAAAAGCGGAGCAGGACGCACTGATGAAGGCGCAGTGGAAGGAGTGGCTGGACAAGCAGGAAATGAAAGGGAAGAAGAGGCACGATCAGAGGAACGTTCACCAAAAAGCGATGAGATCGAGCTCATCGGATAAACAAACgacgaaaacaaaaaaatctggacAAGTAGGCACtgtgaagaaaatcaaaacatatatCAGTGAATTGTTTAAttcttctgaaaagaaaaagtggaacATGCTTTACGAGGACGACTGACCCTCAACTCCTCAAGGATTAGCTTGTTGTCTCAATGTCATGCTGCACATAAAGGCTCAAACTACAGTTGCTCAATAAACAATGAACACAGTCTGCAGCGTACCATTTTGTCAGCGCTCCAGAGAACATCAAAGTGAATTAATGCATGAGGTGAGCTGAGGTAAAATTGACTACAAACATGATTTCTTTACCTTCCAAACACTGCCAGATATTGAACACACAACCAGAGTGCGCCATGAtgcacaatattaaaaataatgtaagtTACACACTGAAAACGGTTGAAGTTACTTATTTTCAGGTAAAAGGAAAGGCAATACTGTCGCAGACCATCTATGGCTAACGATCCTGCAGCTTGTCCCTGTGCAgtgcaaaagttttatttttctattattatttttgatgtgaATTAGTTTGGTGACTACACAGACCTCAACTGGACTATTCTGCACAGAACAGAAATAGATGTAGAA is part of the Poecilia reticulata strain Guanapo linkage group LG9, Guppy_female_1.0+MT, whole genome shotgun sequence genome and encodes:
- the LOC103470469 gene encoding uncharacterized protein LOC103470469; protein product: MAASRRKTGHAASRFRSRQQAASDRRFCIVWINRMVNKQVEKKIAEVQEEILLMYLELRVHIAAKFKELSGEAVVTQSRETPRFNRLSDTEEMETMQLTDEGGEEKPQSGSDYPTHSSPEPDQGFRKTLGTFSEFYLVANRDTDVEHFSSNDRSASQEARREPISPSGDPAVRDSCKVMKKSEEKKCPHDPSQMLTSRKEESVEDKAKAEQDALMKAQWKEWLDKQEMKGKKRHDQRNVHQKAMRSSSSDKQTTKTKKSGQVGTVKKIKTYISELFNSSEKKKWNMLYEDD